A window of the Hordeum vulgare subsp. vulgare chromosome 5H, MorexV3_pseudomolecules_assembly, whole genome shotgun sequence genome harbors these coding sequences:
- the LOC123452475 gene encoding uncharacterized protein LOC123452475, with translation MDPGAAPAPPIPPGSAAPDAADSDVDATLPVDLLLEIAARSDAASVVRCAAAAKPLRRAILDRGFRRLLAQRATATSGYDPSLLRGVSYKVEDSDADHPVRVVQAVPADEPSVLRGFNVSLDFEPVASRDGLVVLRRLRPRPVFGQSIEEAPPGSVLRVCHSFTGAVSVLPSVSIRDYRKHALLSVEDNGRAFELLVADERLRIQIYSSREGRWGPVRAALPRRQSRPFHDSYPLVIGRIVHWLCNPEQLPPLGHLFGPEPYIVAVDADTMEATVIDLPRGCTSRMTASMSHRGLLLASSVDGRLKVVVSETQVISMWTMSPPVEGEPTLPPRWVRQVLIDKQDWGVHSSVQFEGFGLRSGTVILYVGRVGLIRLNLATKEAVIVYHLSDIAYISQVCLHEIDLSSLLQTMKPLS, from the coding sequence ATGGACCCCGGCGCAGCCCCCGCTCCCCCCATCCCCCCCGGATCCGCCGCGCCCGACGCCGCCGACTCCGACGTGGACGCCACGCTCCCGGTGGACCTGCTCCTGGAGATCGCAGCGCGCTCCGACGCCGCCTCCGTCGTGCGCTGCGCGGCGGCCGCCAAGCCACTGCGCCGGGCCATCCTGGACCGGGGCTTCCGCCGCCTGCTGGCGCAGCGCGCCACCGCCACCTCCGGCTACGACCCGTCCCTTCTCCGCGGGGTCTCCTACAAGGTGGAGGACAGCGACGCCGACCACCCGGTGCGCGTCGTGCAGGCCGTCCCCGCCGACGAGCCCTCCGTGCTCCGCGGCTTCAACGTGAGCCTCGACTTCGAGCCGGTCGCCTCCCGCGACGGCCTCGTCGTGCTCCGCCGCCTCCGCCCCCGCCCCGTCTTCGGCCAGTCCATCGAGGAGGCCCCCCCCGGCAGCGTCCTCCGCGTCTGCCACTCCTTCACCGGCGCCGTCTCTGTCCTCCCCTCCGTCTCCATCCGCGACTACCGCAAGCACGCGCTCCTCTCCGTCGAAGACAACGGCCGCGCCTTCGAGCTCCTCGTCGCCGACGAGCGCCTCCGCATCCAGATTTACTCCTCCAGGGAGGGCCGCTGGGGGCCCGTCCGCGCCGCACTCCCCCGCCGCCAGTCCAGGCCGTTCCACGACTCCTACCCCTTGGTCATCGGCCGCATCGTCCACTGGCTGTGCAACCCGGAGCAGCTGCCGCCGTTGGGGCACCTGTTTGGCCCGGAACCTTATATCGTGGCCGTGGACGCCGACACCATGGAGGCCACCGTGATTGATCTGCCGCGGGGCTGCACTAGCAGAATGACCGCCTCTATGAGCCACCGGGGGCTCCTCCTGGCCTCTTCGGTGGACGGGAGGCTCAAGGTGGTTGTCTCGGAGACCCAAGTGATATCCATGTGGACTATGTCACCCCCCGTCGAGGGGGAGCCGACCTTGCCGCCGAGATGGGTCCGGCAGGTGCTGATAGACAAGCAGGACTGGGGCGTGCACAGCTCAGTTCAGTTCGAGGGGTTCGGGCTGAGGAGTGGCACTGTGATCTTATATGTTGGTAGAGTTGGGCTCATTCGGCTCAACCTTGCGACAAAGGAGGCGGTTATCGTCTACCACCTCAGCGATATCGCCTACATCTCGCAGGTTTGCCTGCACGAGATTGATTTGTCCTCCCTTCTCCAGACCATGAAACCTCTGAGCTAG
- the LOC123399640 gene encoding uncharacterized protein LOC123399640 — MLPLVPCPSCGIRSTIRLVSKSETNPGRIFYKCPNHHIPPNPCQHYYWEDGPDNYFDFLVRGGYISHGLSSFDSAGVIASEEIEVQEECAGAMQSTVETVVNADVLKKMNELIFLCKSILSALVVLIAVVVYVGFKK, encoded by the exons ATGCTGCCGTTGGTACCTTGCCCTAGCTGCGGCATTCGGTCTACAATTCGTCTTGTGTCAAAATCGGAGACAAATCCTGGCAGGATTTTCTACAAGTGCCCCAATCATCAT ATTCCACCAAATCCTTGCCAACATTATTACTGGGAAGATGGACCAGACAACTATTTTGATTTTTTGGTGAGAGGTGGGTACATCAGCCATGGATTGAGCAGTTTTGATTCGGCTGGTGTCATTGCAAGTGAAGAGATAGAAGTGCAAGAGGAATGTGCAGGAGCAATGCAGAGCACTGTTGAGACTGTGGTGAATGCGGATGTACTGAAGAAGATGAATGAGCTTATTTTTCTTTGTAAGAGTATTCTCAGTGCACTTGTTGTATTGATTGCAGTAGTGGTGTATGTAGGTTTTAAGAAGTGA